Genomic segment of Bacteroidota bacterium:
TTTCGATTATGTCAATAGGCCTAGTTTGCTGTGTAAATCCAATAAATGAGATCAACAGCAAACAAATCGTGGTAACAGAATATTTTTTTACTATCATCAATTATACTAAGACAAATATTTAAGCCTTTACCACCTAAGTTCCCCTTTAGGGGACAGGGGTTTAAAATTTCATTTTGCTTTTCCCCTTATCAACAGAAGTAGCGACAGCGATACCCCGATGATCCTTATTATCTACTGCACAATAAAAATGATACACTACACCCTTCCATTTTACCACATAACTTTTATGTGCATACTTCGCATCATAATCTTCCGTTGATTTGATAAGATCATCGCCGTTCCAATCTGTCCAGTTCACCAGGTCATAACTACAGGCAAAACGATTAAACGCTTCATTTTTTCTTTCTTCCCAAAAAGCTCCAAAATAAAACATTACCCACACATCTCCGATCTTTTGTATCACTCCATCTCCCGTTATTCCAATTTTATGGTGAACGACAGGATCAATTTGATATCGTTGCCAGTTGATCATATCATCACTTACTGCCATACCGATCCTTTCAAACCAACGCCACTTGGGTGTGTTGTTGCTTGTATCGCCATTAGCATTATAGTACATCACAAATGGATGCCCTAAAGTTTTGTCTTTATCCCAGATAACCGAACTCTTATATAATTTTTTATTCTCCCACCAGCGAACATCAATATCACTAATTGATAAAACAGGGTCACCAACACGTTTCCATTCATGTGGTTTTGTCGGGTCTTTATCAGTATGTGCTATGCCAATGCTTAGTTTACCCGTCTCATATCCTTTTTCTTTTCCCCCGATAAAACTCATCCAGTACTTCTTATTATACTTCTCTAGTTTGTATGAACCCTCCCATTTATGATCCTGTAAGGCAATATAGCCAGCTTTTTGATTTGCATCCCATTCAGTTGCATCTTTATTGGTTGTATCTCCAAAGCTCATGATCTTTCCCAATGTTTTCCATTCCAATAGATCTTTACTCTTTGCAAGCCATGTTTCATAGCCACGACCGTCAAAAAGAATATAAGTCATATACCAATCTTTTCCTTTTCGAAACACAGATGGAC
This window contains:
- a CDS encoding glycosylase produces the protein MRKKFNWAKALKQDWFLFAPALRPGQIKFFLSWALAHFIYIAVSAQKEVPQSLMQKIYDEVKTPYKYGLVVTPEYDSKKIDCPSVFRKGKDWYMTYILFDGRGYETWLAKSKDLLEWKTLGKIMSFGDTTNKDATEWDANQKAGYIALQDHKWEGSYKLEKYNKKYWMSFIGGKEKGYETGKLSIGIAHTDKDPTKPHEWKRVGDPVLSISDIDVRWWENKKLYKSSVIWDKDKTLGHPFVMYYNANGDTSNNTPKWRWFERIGMAVSDDMINWQRYQIDPVVHHKIGITGDGVIQKIGDVWVMFYFGAFWEERKNEAFNRFACSYDLVNWTDWNGDDLIKSTEDYDAKYAHKSYVVKWKGVVYHFYCAVDNKDHRGIAVATSVDKGKSKMKF